A genomic window from Daphnia carinata strain CSIRO-1 chromosome 9, CSIRO_AGI_Dcar_HiC_V3, whole genome shotgun sequence includes:
- the LOC130688467 gene encoding probable methyltransferase-like protein 24, with protein sequence MTRPACSITRRMCDIKKRTVLMALAFLFTLILVYVRFYVDARLTITSYISNLRQEHRRADANSPSYWDALLDSDTLTGNQIMEYFLWSNRPSCQLVHDFGGTLYANPSGMDGQKSVCIDPQVAPKPDDCLVYSFGIKNEWSFDEQMSHYGCEVFAFDPSMGKEPHDHMPGDVHFYNWGIGDRDKHEVDSNWKIRSLSSIYEELSVRHGRKIIDYLKMDIEATEWQVLPDIIRSGMLSNIRQLGVEIHLVTDAPLDKYRELAKLLRSMENMGMVRFDSEYNPWFLGDFVHLQLWKHTQGYEIAWYNGNLSRPATPAFVF encoded by the coding sequence ATGACACGTCCAGCGTGTTCCATCACCCGTCGGATGTGTGACATCAAGAAGCGCACCGTTCTAATGGCCCTGGCATTCTTGTTCACACTCATTTTAGTTTACGTACGATTTTATGTTGATGCAAGGCTCACCATCACGTCTTACATCAGCAACTTGAGACAGGAGCATCGGAGAGCAGATGCTAATTCACCCTCTTATTGGGACGCGTTGCTGGACTCGGACACGCTTACAGGTAACCAGATCATGGAATACTTCCTGTGGAGCAATCGACCATCATGCCAACTGGTACACGATTTCGGCGGTACGTTGTACGCGAACCCGTCAGGCATGGACGGCCAGAAATCAGTGTGCATCGATCCTCAAGTGGCACCCAAACCAGACGATTGTCTTGTTTACTCTTTCGGCATCAAGAACGAATGGTCTTTCGACGAACAAATGTCACATTACGGGTGTGAAGTGTTTGCTTTTGATCCGTCCATGGGCAAGGAGCCGCACGACCACATGCCTGGTGATGTCCATTTCTACAACTGGGGGATAGGAGATCGAGACAAGCACGAGGTTGACTCCAACTGGAAGATCAGGTCGCTTTCGTCCATTTACGAGGAGCTATCCGTCCGTCACGGCCGTAAGATCATCGACTATTTGAAAATGGATATCGAGGCTACCGAATGGCAAGTCCTGCCCGATATCATTCGTTCCGGCATGTTGTCCAACATCCGTCAATTGGGCGTGGAAATTCATCTCGTCACGGACGCACCACTAGACAAGTATCGTGAGTTGGCTAAACTGCTTAGGTCGATGGAGAACATGGGGATGGTGCGCTTCGATTCCGAATACAATCCGTGGTTTCTTGGCGATTTCGTACACCTTCAACTGTGGAAACACACGCAAGGCTACGAAATTGCGTGGTACAATGGCAATCTATCGCGCCCTGCAACACCTGCGTTCGTTTTTTAA
- the LOC130689121 gene encoding uncharacterized protein LOC130689121, producing the protein MFASSSVAHYSFIHVIVLLVMTVIVALSLRSAMSMKLTVRFIGRNRFADDGHSLNGTAADDYFNRRYFDIKNDLISHDDGDEFNRGQMPSIKMYTKEDVVQCFDLLSSSRQSGNQRPMHFAFVGDSTVRQHFVSFLKWIPDYDRRTTASNASAFAEYYFHEDRNLTSALQNSLRVSFYWRDLIREEVLADFERWSSASNPTSPDFILLGITAHHVGTNDVSPDLETFVSLLEGELLPLIKKSLAAHPQQKIVWLHQSRTVEEMTPDFYDIYADDIDKYNKEIRRVFRGTGVIIWDSINAIVEENVRACDLTAFERRDRKMYLSCYDFIHPGFRAVSLGGQLIFNHLCKIDDVY; encoded by the exons ATGTTTGCTTCCAGTTCAGTAGCTCACTATTCGTTCATACACGTCATAGTGCTCTTGGTTATGACCGTCATCGTGGCACTGTCGCTTCGTTCGGCAATGTCGATGAAGCTAACCGTTCGTTTTATTGGAAGAAACAGATTTGCCGATGACGGGCATTCCCTCAATGGCACAGCAGCAGACGATTACTTCAATCGCCGTTACTTTGACATCAAAAATGACTTGATCAGCCACGATGACGGCGACGAATTCAATCGAGGCCAAATGCCCAGCATCAAGATGTACACGAAAGAAGATGTGGTCCAATGTTTCGACTTGCTATCATCGTCCCGCCAAAGCGGAAACCAACGGCCAATGCATTTTGCTTTCGTCGGAGATTCGACCGTTCGCCAACACTTTGTCAGCTTCCTCAAA TGGATTCCCGACTACGATCGCAGGACAACGGCGAGCAACGCGTCAGCGTTTGCTGAATACTACTTCCACGAGGACCGTAATTTGACGAGCGCCCTTCAAAATAGCCTAAGAGTATCTTTTTATTGGCGCGATCTCATCAGAGAAGAGGTGCTAGCCGATTTCGAACGATGGTCATCGGCGAGCAACCCAACGTCGCCCGACTTTATCCTATTAG GAATAACGGCCCACCACGTAGGCACCAACGACGTCAGCCCCGATTTGGAGACGTTCGTCAGCCTGTTGGAAGGCGAGCTGCTACCGCTAATCAAAAAGAGTCTGGCTGCTCATCCGCAACAGAAAATCGTGTGGCTGCATCAGAGCCGAACAGTCGAAGAAATGACTCCCGATTTTTACGACATCTACGCCGACGACATCGATAAATACAACAAGGAGATTCGTCGCGTTTTTCG TGGCACGGGCGTGATCATCTGGGATTCCATCAACGCGATCGTAGAAGAAAATGTGCGGGCGTGTGACCTGACGGCATTTGAGCGCCGCGACCGAAAGATGTACCTGAGTTGTTACGATTTCATCCATCCAGGATTCAGGGCCGTATCGTTGGGAGGCCAGCTGATCTTCAATCACCTTTGCAAAATCGACGATGTTTATTGA
- the LOC130688466 gene encoding alpha-(1,3)-fucosyltransferase C-like: protein MESECALDVSIVPCIIIVGSYNEKVGKQDSLTLDEGEKILWTLVLADPAELSPLLAYASLDWKNTMTRRTFTYCYLICIAVLFTAWVMVKSYKELPATHRWNLAFSSDILHSASAYSKQKADKGGDDYAQPDIQQRELSNKLLASNKNSTSGALKLILMWSTWMTTMADEPLVKARCPVTSCLFTSDMSLLRQSDVVVLYIDTLTDFPTNRQAHQRFVFAQLESPTNTKVDTINDPRLRYDYFNWTMTYRRDSDILLRDYYGSLVKMSNQTRTDKNNVSFIRTKTKLVAWFVAHCSTPIRREEYVRQLSQFVTVDVFGQCGKECPTNCDDMLRSDYKFYLAFENSWCPDYVTEKLIRPLVYDAVPIVLGGADYSRFAPPHSYINVRDFGSAKELADYLMLLDKSDDLYARYFDWKRDYDVNLLDLSGWCDLCRMAHDDSLPHKTYRDIKQWWMEDGGECETNSTKYY from the exons ATGGAATCAGAAtg TGCCCTTGATGTATCTATAGTGCCCTGCATAATCATTGTGGGCAGTTACAACGAAAAGGTGGGTAAACAAGATTCTCTGACCCTGGACGAAGGCGAAAAG ATTTTGTGGACTCTCGTATTAGCCGACCCTGCAGAACTTTCGCCATTGCTCGCTTACGCCTCGCTAGATTGGAAAAACACTATGACAAGACGAACGTTTACCTATTGCTACCTGATTTGCATAGCAGTTCTGTTTACAGCCTGGGTAATGGTCAAATCCTACAAAGAGCTTCCAGCTACCCATCGCTGGAACTTGGCCTTCTCCTCCGATATCCTTCACTCGGCATCGGCTTACTCGAAGCAAAAG GCAGACAAAGGTGGTGATGATTATGCTCAACCTGACATCCAGCAACGAGAATTATCAAACAAATTATTGGCAAGCAATAAGAACAGCACGTCTGGTGCGTTGAAACTCATCCTGATGTGGAGTACGTGGATGACGACTATGGCCGACGAACCGCTGGTCAAGGCCCGTTGCCCAGTCACGTCGTGTCTTTTCACGTCAGACATGTCGCTCCTTCGTCAAAGCGACGTCGTTGTTTTGTACATCGACACGCTGACGGATTTCCCGACGAACCGTCAAGCGCATCAGCGTTTCGTTTTTGCCCAGCTCGAATCGCCTACCAACACAAAAGTGGACACCATCAACGACCCTCGTCTTCGTTACGACTATTTCAACTGGACCATGACTTATCGCAGAGACTCCGACATTCTCCTTCGTGATTATTATGGCTCTCTGGTGAAAATGAGCAATCAAACAAGAACAGATAAGAACAACGTCTCCTTCataaggaccaaaacaaaattagtgGCTTGGTTTGTGGCCCACTGTTCAACGCCCATCCGCAGGGAGGAATACGTTCGCCAATTGAGCCAGTTCGTGACGGTGGACGTCTTTGGTCAGTGCGGCAAAGAATGCCCGACCAATTGCGATGACATGCTGCGCTCCGATTACAAGTTCTACCTGGCCTTTGAGAATTCGTGGTGTCCAGACTACGTGACGGAGAAGTTGATCCGGCCGCTTGTGTACGACGCCGTGCCGATCGTCTTGGGCGGCGCCGATTACAGCCGTTTCGCACCTCCGCATTCTTACATCAACGTTCGTGATTTTGGCTCTGCTAAGGAACTGGCTGACTATTTGATGCTACTAGACAAATCGGATGATCTTTACGCGCGTTACTTTGACTGGAAACGAGACTACGACGTCAACCTGCTCGATTTGTCCGGTTGGTGCGACCTGTGTCGAATGGCACACGATGATTCTCTGCCGCACAAAACCTACCGAGACATTAAACAGTGGTGGATGGAGGACGGTGGAGAATGCGAAACGAATTCCACCAAATATTACTGA
- the LOC130689091 gene encoding alpha-(1,3)-fucosyltransferase C-like: MRPSRERFVKLTAIGLLNSLLIMLVISYGDWDYVQRYYHSWQQLQQQNTNSKRNPTRIKTILFWNGPRRSEMTIFGTGHDAFIQHGCPVSDCEIVNSPHQYPDRPLESYDAILLNFNDEFWMNKRPHFQRRPKQRLVFFTQEPPPSIEPMNITEYDNYFNWTMTYRMDSDVLLLYGRIRPKPSAPTTSDEVQVRIRETHAKLNCQRIEMNNETTDTTNAICNEKNKKKKSLVAAMISHCTTDGRREHYIKRLRKHVKVDVYGFCDEHDLGSGLRCQPHELLTSTPECYDMLESNYKFYLSFENAICSEYVTEKFFNIMSLRNIVPVVYGGADYDQLAPEHSYIDALEFEPGQLADYLKMLDANDTLYNEYLWWKDDYVVESNLQDMVNHGFCDLCQKLHADQGQIKYYPSLLPNWHPGRCFRPHYKSKSNSSRRRLVKKSRVVVD; this comes from the coding sequence ATGCGTCCGAGCAGAGAACGATTCGTCAAACTGACGGCCATTGGCCTCCTCAACAGTCTGCTGATTATGCTCGTCATTAGTTACGGTGATTGGGACTACGTGCAACGTTACTACCATTCGTGGCAACAGCTGCAACAGCAGAACACGAATAGCAAACGGAATCCAACTCGAATCAAAACGATCCTCTTCTGGAATGGACCGAGACGATCTGAGATGACCATTTTCGGTACTGGACACGACGCTTTCATCCAGCACGGATGCCCAGTTAGCGACTGCGAAATCGTCAACAGTCCACACCAGTACCCGGACCGTCCTCTCGAATCTTACGACGCTATTCTACTCAATTTCAACGACGAATTCTGGATGAACAAACGGCCACATTTCCAGCGTCGGCCTAAACAGCGACTCGTCTTTTTCACTCAGGAACCACCACCGTCCATCGAGCCGATGAACATTACCGAATACGACAATTATTTCAACTGGACAATGACCTACCGAATGGATTCGGACGTTCTTTTGCTATACGGAAGGATCCGACCGAAACCATCGGCCCCAACGACCAGCGACGAAGTTCAGGTGAGGATCAGAGAGACTCACGCAAAGCTCAACTGCCAAAGGATTGAAATGAACAATGAAACCACCGACACGACCAATGCCATTtgcaatgaaaaaaacaagaaaaagaagagtctTGTGGCCGCCATGATTTCTCACTGCACGACAGATGGACGTCGAGAACATTACATTAAGCGATTGAGGAAGCACGTGAAGGTGGACGTGTACGGCTTTTGCGACGAACACGACCTCGGCTCTGGTCTGCGCTGCCAACCTCACGAACTGTTGACATCGACGCCCGAATGTTACGACATGTTGGAATCCAATTACAAATTCTACCTGTCCTTCGAGAACGCCATCTGCAGTGAATACGTAACTGAGAAGTTTTTCAACATCATGAGCTTGCGTAATATCGTGCCCGTCGTTTACGGCGGTGCCGATTACGACCAATTGGCGCCCGAACATTCGTACATCGACGCGTTGGAATTCGAACCGGGTCAGTTGGCCGACTACCTAAAAATGCTTGACGCTAACGACACGCTGTACAATGAGTACCTGTGGTGGAAGGATGATTACGTTGTCGAGTCCAATCTCCAAGATATGGTCAATCACGGCTTTTGCGACCTCTGCCAGAAATTGCACGCTGACCAAGGCCAAATCAAATATTATCCGAGTTTATTGCCCAATTGGCATCCAGGACGATGTTTCCGGCCTCATTACAAATCCAAGAGCAACAGCAGTAGGAGAAGGCTGGTGAAAAAATCGCGAGTCGTGGTCGATTAA